A window of the Microbulbifer aggregans genome harbors these coding sequences:
- a CDS encoding sulfite exporter TauE/SafE family protein: METLLIYLFVGAAAGTIAGLFGVGGGLIIVPALVLVFTTQGVAPEILTHMAVATSLATIVITSISSIRTHHLKGAVDWSIFAVMTPGILLGSWLGGVTAHLLPGAWLQLLIGFFALAIAFKMWLDGFRRARLPEDGGRVPGRPALTVAGATIGWASAIFGIGGGSLTVPFLNRCRVRMQRAVATSAACGLPIAVAGAISFAVQGWGEPQLPAWSTGYIYWPAFLGIVLTSAFFARFGALLAHRLSPQVLKNCFAGLLCIIGLRFIWLNFHLLM, from the coding sequence ATGGAAACGCTACTGATTTACCTGTTCGTGGGTGCTGCGGCCGGAACCATCGCCGGGCTGTTTGGCGTCGGCGGGGGCCTGATTATCGTGCCCGCACTGGTGCTGGTTTTTACCACTCAGGGCGTCGCCCCGGAAATCCTTACCCATATGGCGGTGGCCACCTCCCTGGCGACCATCGTGATCACTTCCATCAGTTCCATTCGCACCCATCACCTCAAGGGTGCCGTCGACTGGAGCATTTTTGCCGTCATGACGCCGGGTATCCTGTTGGGCTCCTGGTTGGGCGGGGTGACTGCTCACTTACTCCCGGGCGCCTGGCTGCAACTGCTGATTGGTTTTTTTGCGCTCGCGATTGCGTTCAAGATGTGGCTGGATGGGTTTCGTCGCGCCCGGCTGCCGGAGGATGGTGGCCGCGTGCCGGGCCGCCCGGCACTCACTGTCGCGGGGGCAACGATCGGCTGGGCGTCCGCCATTTTCGGTATTGGCGGTGGCTCACTCACTGTCCCGTTTCTCAATCGTTGCCGAGTCCGGATGCAGCGCGCGGTGGCTACTTCTGCAGCCTGTGGTCTGCCGATCGCGGTTGCCGGTGCGATCAGTTTCGCGGTCCAGGGCTGGGGAGAACCGCAGCTGCCGGCCTGGAGCACCGGCTATATCTACTGGCCGGCCTTTCTCGGCATCGTCCTGACCAGTGCTTTCTTTGCCCGCTTTGGTGCACTGCTTGCTCACCGGCTCTCCCCGCAGGTGCTGAAAAACTGCTTCGCCGGCCTGCTTTGCATTATCGGTCTGCGGTTTATCTGGCTGAACTTTCACCTGCTTATGTGA
- a CDS encoding MBL fold metallo-hydrolase, with product MTLRFASLGSGSKGNGTLVASGDHCLLVDCGFTIKETERRMARLGMSPADLSAVLVTHEHSDHLSGVAPLARKYGLPVYLTPGTLRARDIGKLPSVHLIEGHQPFAVADIQVTPVAVPHDAREAAQFVFRSRGSSLGLLTDLGTVTPHVENHFAGCDALVLEANHDPQMLAQGPYPPSLKRRVGGAYGHLSNQQAAGFLQRVGSEQLQHLVVAHISEKNNTVALARAALAEAAEQAANCIFACQQGGFDWLNVEK from the coding sequence ATGACGCTCAGGTTCGCGTCACTCGGCAGCGGCAGTAAAGGTAACGGCACCCTGGTCGCCAGTGGCGACCACTGCCTGCTGGTGGATTGCGGTTTTACCATCAAGGAAACCGAGCGGCGCATGGCGCGGCTCGGGATGTCTCCCGCCGACCTCTCGGCCGTCCTCGTCACTCACGAACACAGTGATCACCTCTCCGGTGTGGCGCCGCTGGCACGTAAATACGGGCTGCCGGTTTACCTCACACCGGGAACTCTTCGTGCCCGGGATATCGGCAAGTTACCGAGTGTTCACCTGATCGAGGGGCACCAGCCCTTCGCAGTCGCGGATATTCAGGTTACCCCGGTGGCTGTGCCCCATGACGCGCGCGAAGCGGCTCAATTCGTATTTCGCAGTCGCGGCAGCAGTCTTGGCCTGCTGACCGACCTGGGTACCGTGACCCCACATGTGGAGAACCACTTCGCCGGTTGTGATGCCCTGGTTCTGGAAGCAAATCACGATCCGCAGATGCTGGCTCAGGGGCCATACCCGCCGTCACTGAAGCGCCGAGTCGGCGGTGCCTACGGTCATCTCAGTAACCAGCAGGCGGCGGGGTTTCTGCAGCGGGTCGGATCCGAACAGCTCCAGCATCTGGTGGTGGCCCATATCAGTGAGAAGAACAATACGGTGGCGCTGGCCCGCGCAGCTCTGGCGGAGGCTGCCGAGCAGGCCGCCAACTGCATCTTCGCCTGCCAGCAGGGCGGGTTTGACTGGCTTAACGTCGAAAAGTAA
- a CDS encoding peptide MFS transporter: MSSNTYQNSDGFFGHPKGLSTLFFTEMWERMSYYGMRALLVLFMTASLQQEGLAFTVAAATAIYGLYTGAVYFLGLPGGWIADRLLGGQRTVWYGGIIIMCGHIVLAIPSDSTFFVGLILVATGTGLLKPNISALVGHLYQPDDVRRDSGYALYYMGINIGSVLGYMICGYFGEKIGWHWGFGAAAVGMAIGLIQYRKTIGNLGDASLKPENPMTAQGEKKAWSTIWAVVAAVVAITALTMAGMITINPVVVAQYVAVAFTLIFFAYYAYIYFAGNLSGSEKKKMWALFLVCVASACFWSGFEQAGSSLNLFGRDYTDRMIGAFEIPASWFQNVNPMFIIILSPFFAALWINLGKRMITPSYGMKCAIGLIIMASGFIVMFFAAQYAAEGLKVAPYWLVTTYFLHTVGELCLSPVALSAVSKLSPRRFAGQMMGVFVLTYSIGNIIAGLLAGNFDPNNVSELPNLYLQIAIFSIGIGAVIALVSLKSKAWETHGDGEEKEPVEPAEAPAKAV; the protein is encoded by the coding sequence ATGTCGTCGAATACATATCAGAACAGTGATGGCTTCTTTGGCCATCCCAAAGGGCTCTCCACCCTCTTCTTTACCGAGATGTGGGAGCGGATGAGCTACTACGGTATGCGCGCCCTGCTCGTGCTGTTTATGACCGCCAGCCTGCAGCAGGAAGGCCTCGCCTTCACCGTTGCTGCGGCAACCGCCATTTACGGTCTCTACACCGGTGCGGTGTACTTCCTCGGCCTGCCAGGTGGCTGGATCGCGGACCGCCTGCTCGGTGGCCAACGCACCGTCTGGTACGGTGGCATCATCATCATGTGTGGCCATATCGTCCTGGCCATTCCCAGCGACAGCACTTTCTTTGTCGGCCTGATTCTGGTTGCCACCGGTACCGGCCTGCTGAAGCCCAACATCAGTGCGCTGGTGGGCCATCTCTACCAGCCCGACGATGTGCGCCGGGACAGCGGCTACGCCCTTTACTACATGGGTATCAACATCGGTTCCGTGCTTGGCTACATGATCTGTGGCTACTTCGGTGAAAAGATCGGCTGGCACTGGGGCTTCGGCGCCGCCGCCGTGGGTATGGCCATTGGCCTGATCCAGTACCGCAAGACCATCGGTAACCTGGGCGATGCCAGCCTGAAGCCGGAAAACCCGATGACTGCCCAGGGTGAAAAGAAAGCCTGGAGCACCATCTGGGCCGTCGTGGCCGCAGTAGTAGCGATCACCGCCCTGACCATGGCCGGAATGATCACCATCAACCCGGTGGTCGTCGCCCAGTACGTGGCCGTGGCCTTTACCCTGATCTTCTTCGCCTACTACGCCTATATCTACTTTGCCGGTAACCTGAGTGGTTCCGAGAAGAAGAAGATGTGGGCACTGTTCCTGGTCTGTGTGGCATCGGCCTGTTTCTGGTCCGGCTTCGAGCAGGCGGGTTCTTCCCTGAACCTGTTCGGCCGTGACTACACCGACCGCATGATCGGCGCCTTCGAGATCCCCGCTTCCTGGTTCCAGAACGTCAACCCGATGTTCATCATCATCCTGTCGCCCTTCTTCGCGGCGCTGTGGATCAACCTCGGCAAGCGCATGATCACCCCGTCTTACGGTATGAAGTGCGCGATTGGCCTGATCATCATGGCCTCCGGCTTTATCGTCATGTTCTTCGCTGCTCAGTACGCCGCTGAGGGCCTGAAAGTGGCGCCTTACTGGCTGGTAACCACTTACTTCCTGCACACTGTTGGTGAACTGTGCCTGAGCCCGGTTGCACTGAGTGCGGTGAGCAAGCTGTCCCCGCGCCGTTTCGCCGGCCAGATGATGGGTGTGTTCGTACTCACCTACTCCATCGGCAACATCATTGCCGGCCTGCTGGCGGGTAACTTCGACCCGAACAACGTCTCCGAGCTGCCGAACCTGTACCTGCAGATTGCGATCTTCAGCATCGGCATCGGTGCAGTCATCGCACTGGTCAGCCTCAAGTCCAAGGCTTGGGAGACCCACGGTGACGGTGAAGAGAAAGAGCCGGTAGAGCCCGCCGAGGCACCTGCCAAGGCAGTCTGA
- the dapA gene encoding 4-hydroxy-tetrahydrodipicolinate synthase, translating to MFSGSMVALVTPMFADGGLDWDSLHNLVEWHIEQGTSAIVAVGTTGESATLDVNEHLEVIRRVVDQVAGRIPVIAGTGANSTTEAIELTETAAKCGADACLLVTPYYNKPTQEGLYQHYKTVAKAVSIPQILYNVPGRTAVDMQPETVRRLAAIGNIVGIKEATGDLERARELIETLPEGFAIYSGDDATALELMLAGGHGDVSVTANVAPAAMAQMCAAALQGDAETARAIDQRIQILHKVLFVESNPIPVKWALREMGHIDGGIRLPLTSLSPEHHATVREALRSAGVL from the coding sequence ATGTTTTCCGGCAGTATGGTGGCCCTGGTTACCCCAATGTTCGCAGACGGCGGCCTGGATTGGGACAGCCTGCACAATCTGGTGGAGTGGCATATCGAGCAGGGGACCAGCGCCATTGTGGCTGTGGGCACTACCGGTGAATCTGCCACTCTGGACGTGAACGAGCACCTGGAAGTCATCCGCCGCGTGGTGGACCAGGTTGCAGGCCGTATTCCGGTGATCGCCGGGACTGGCGCCAACTCCACCACGGAGGCGATCGAGCTGACTGAAACCGCCGCCAAATGCGGTGCCGATGCCTGCCTGCTGGTGACACCCTATTACAACAAACCGACCCAGGAAGGCCTCTACCAGCATTACAAGACGGTGGCCAAGGCGGTTTCCATCCCGCAGATTCTCTACAACGTCCCTGGCCGCACTGCGGTGGATATGCAGCCGGAGACGGTGCGTCGACTGGCCGCCATCGGCAATATCGTTGGTATCAAAGAGGCCACTGGCGATCTGGAGCGTGCGCGGGAACTGATCGAAACGCTGCCCGAGGGATTTGCCATCTATTCTGGTGACGACGCTACGGCCCTCGAGCTGATGCTGGCAGGTGGCCACGGCGATGTGAGCGTGACTGCCAATGTGGCGCCGGCGGCGATGGCGCAGATGTGCGCGGCGGCGTTGCAGGGCGACGCGGAAACCGCGCGGGCCATCGACCAGCGCATCCAGATATTGCACAAAGTGCTGTTTGTGGAGTCCAACCCGATACCGGTAAAGTGGGCGCTGCGGGAAATGGGGCATATCGACGGCGGCATTCGCCTGCCATTGACCAGCCTGTCTCCGGAACATCATGCAACCGTGCGCGAGGCCCTGCGCTCCGCCGGCGTACTCTGA
- a CDS encoding MarC family protein, translating to MDTLTAFLTLLFVMDPLGNIPVFLAALKNVPQRRQLYVIMRELIFALIVLLVFLYGGRFLLAWLGLSQEAIRIAGAIILFLIAIRMVFPIPGGIMGERLEGEPFFVPLAVPLVAGPSTMAILMLMTNSEGERLLDWTLALLGAWGVSAVILLMSAPLARLLGNRGLIAVERLMGMVLVMLSVQLFLDGVKQSLA from the coding sequence ATGGATACACTGACCGCATTCCTGACTCTCCTCTTTGTTATGGACCCATTGGGAAACATTCCCGTTTTCCTGGCAGCACTAAAGAATGTTCCTCAACGGCGCCAGCTCTACGTCATCATGCGCGAGCTGATCTTCGCGCTGATCGTACTGCTGGTATTCCTGTATGGCGGCAGATTCCTGCTTGCCTGGCTGGGTCTCTCCCAGGAGGCCATTCGCATTGCCGGTGCGATCATCCTGTTCCTGATTGCCATCCGCATGGTTTTTCCGATACCGGGCGGCATCATGGGGGAGCGGCTTGAAGGTGAGCCATTTTTCGTGCCATTGGCGGTGCCTCTGGTGGCAGGACCTTCGACAATGGCGATCCTGATGCTGATGACCAACAGCGAGGGGGAACGCCTGCTGGACTGGACGCTCGCCTTGCTGGGAGCCTGGGGGGTTTCCGCCGTGATTCTCCTGATGTCCGCGCCTCTGGCCCGCCTGCTAGGGAACCGGGGATTGATTGCGGTAGAGCGCCTGATGGGGATGGTACTGGTAATGCTGTCGGTTCAGTTGTTTCTCGACGGGGTTAAGCAGAGCCTGGCTTAG
- a CDS encoding TonB-dependent receptor plug domain-containing protein translates to MIKTKLSVAIAALGTIAATGVVAQDAVPGPAVEEVIVTGSRIARDPLSTTGPITIVDSEAIQRSGVGTIDELLNDLPSMGTTGINSNDNNGGQGLSFVDLRNLGSARTLVLVNGRRFVSSASGVSSAVDMNNIPVDMIDRIEVLTDGASAVYGSDAVAGVINVVMKDSFEGLRVNARTGATTEGGGENGEVSFTFGNEGARGNFIGNVTHSVRDEITYNDREWAGLFSSMSPNGNILTNYGNFAVGEDGVSLNPYAAYDIGQHMWLSGAMERTSVNLSGTYSLTDAVEAFGEFSYTNKTTNQQLAAQPMYSGNGFALNPEQHLPAEIQSELQAKWQEAYDAWVAAGSDPEDSVNPFPGDSWVAGFNDFRVRPVDGGTRDYEQTTDTFRVAGGLRGDLANGWSWDTFASYGRNEGENSTSNSYNKTRLDEIFSGEAGLDYQFAGGMSPEIIEYFKYDDLEDNEYELVNLGASLSGDIESIQFQGGALGFATGIEYREESGEFNPSPETQSGETFGNQQDATGGEYDVAEVFAEFNLPILEGAKFAEELSADVAVRYSDFSTFGGQSTGKLGLVYAPIEDLRFRTSISTAFRAPGVYELFSGSAQSYEFLIDPCDTTASNTQGQGANCDMVNPGFAQAGNQVPTNIGGNEDLQPEEAKTFTAGVVWTPAFVEDLSITLDYFDIQVEDAITSPDLQRILDDCFRDGVASACQFVTRGAGNQIVKLEGAKMNIGQIDTRGIDMDVTKNFYFDAGQLALRAQATHLLEYMEYNEQSGTESDYVNYVGTTGGLYVDWRGLASAMWYGNDWEAGAEVQYLSDGESAYKPVDAMTYLNLKAGWDVNDAMRLSAGIDNVTDEEPEDTSGYGDWNSSYDFKGRYAWAGFSYQF, encoded by the coding sequence ATGATTAAGACCAAGCTGAGCGTAGCCATTGCCGCTCTCGGTACCATCGCCGCTACCGGCGTGGTGGCCCAGGACGCTGTTCCCGGTCCGGCCGTTGAAGAAGTGATCGTGACCGGTTCCCGCATTGCCCGGGATCCGCTGTCCACCACTGGTCCCATCACCATCGTCGATTCCGAGGCTATCCAGCGCTCCGGTGTTGGCACCATCGACGAGCTGCTGAACGACCTGCCTTCCATGGGCACCACCGGCATCAACTCCAACGACAACAACGGTGGCCAGGGCCTGTCATTCGTTGACCTGCGCAACCTTGGCTCCGCCCGCACTCTGGTGCTGGTCAACGGTCGTCGTTTTGTTTCCTCCGCCTCCGGCGTCAGCTCTGCTGTGGATATGAACAATATTCCGGTAGACATGATCGACCGTATCGAGGTTCTGACTGACGGCGCTTCCGCCGTTTACGGTTCCGACGCTGTAGCCGGCGTTATCAACGTGGTGATGAAGGACTCCTTCGAGGGTCTGCGTGTCAACGCCCGTACCGGTGCTACCACCGAAGGTGGCGGCGAGAACGGTGAAGTGTCTTTCACCTTCGGTAATGAAGGCGCCCGCGGCAACTTCATCGGTAACGTGACGCACAGTGTTCGCGACGAGATCACCTACAACGATCGCGAGTGGGCTGGCCTGTTCAGCTCCATGTCCCCGAATGGCAACATCCTCACCAACTACGGTAACTTTGCCGTGGGCGAAGATGGTGTCTCCCTGAACCCGTATGCCGCCTATGACATCGGCCAGCACATGTGGCTGTCCGGCGCGATGGAGCGCACCAGCGTCAACCTGTCCGGCACCTACTCCCTGACCGACGCGGTCGAGGCATTCGGTGAGTTCAGCTACACCAACAAGACCACCAACCAGCAGCTGGCTGCGCAGCCGATGTACTCTGGTAATGGTTTCGCGCTGAACCCCGAGCAGCACCTGCCGGCGGAAATTCAGAGCGAACTGCAGGCCAAGTGGCAGGAAGCCTATGATGCGTGGGTTGCCGCGGGCAGTGATCCGGAAGACTCCGTCAATCCCTTCCCCGGTGACAGCTGGGTAGCGGGCTTCAACGATTTCCGTGTGCGTCCGGTTGACGGCGGCACTCGTGACTACGAACAGACCACCGATACCTTCCGTGTCGCTGGTGGCCTGCGTGGTGATCTGGCCAACGGCTGGAGCTGGGACACCTTCGCGAGCTACGGCCGCAACGAAGGTGAGAACTCCACTTCCAATTCCTACAACAAGACCCGCCTGGACGAGATCTTCAGCGGTGAAGCCGGTCTGGACTACCAGTTCGCCGGTGGTATGAGCCCGGAGATCATCGAGTACTTCAAGTACGATGACCTGGAAGACAACGAGTACGAGCTGGTGAACCTGGGCGCGTCCCTGTCCGGCGATATCGAGTCTATCCAGTTCCAGGGCGGCGCACTGGGCTTCGCGACCGGTATCGAATACCGCGAGGAATCCGGTGAGTTCAACCCGAGCCCCGAGACCCAGAGCGGCGAGACCTTCGGCAACCAGCAGGATGCTACCGGCGGTGAATACGACGTGGCCGAAGTGTTCGCGGAATTCAACCTGCCGATCCTGGAAGGCGCCAAGTTTGCTGAAGAGCTGTCTGCTGACGTGGCAGTACGCTACTCCGACTTCAGCACCTTCGGTGGCCAGAGCACTGGCAAGCTGGGACTGGTTTACGCGCCGATCGAAGATCTGCGCTTCCGCACCAGCATCTCCACCGCTTTCCGTGCACCGGGTGTCTACGAACTGTTCAGCGGCTCCGCGCAGAGCTATGAGTTCCTGATCGACCCGTGTGACACCACTGCGTCCAACACTCAAGGTCAGGGCGCTAACTGTGACATGGTAAACCCGGGCTTCGCCCAGGCGGGCAACCAGGTTCCGACCAACATCGGCGGCAACGAAGACCTCCAGCCTGAAGAGGCCAAGACCTTCACTGCTGGCGTAGTCTGGACTCCTGCCTTCGTTGAAGACCTGTCCATCACCCTGGATTACTTCGACATCCAGGTGGAAGACGCGATCACCTCTCCGGACCTGCAGCGCATCCTGGATGACTGCTTCCGTGACGGCGTTGCCAGCGCGTGTCAGTTCGTGACCCGCGGTGCCGGCAACCAGATCGTGAAGCTGGAAGGCGCGAAGATGAACATCGGCCAGATCGACACCCGCGGTATCGATATGGACGTAACCAAGAACTTCTACTTCGACGCCGGCCAGCTGGCCCTGCGCGCCCAGGCAACCCACCTGCTGGAGTACATGGAGTACAACGAGCAGTCCGGCACCGAGTCTGACTACGTCAACTACGTCGGCACCACCGGTGGCCTGTACGTAGACTGGCGCGGCCTGGCCAGCGCCATGTGGTACGGCAACGACTGGGAAGCCGGTGCTGAAGTTCAGTACCTGAGCGATGGTGAGAGCGCCTACAAGCCGGTTGACGCCATGACCTACCTGAACCTGAAAGCAGGCTGGGACGTGAACGATGCCATGCGCCTCTCTGCTGGTATCGACAATGTGACAGACGAAGAGCCGGAAGACACTTCCGGTTACGGCGACTGGAACAGCAGCTACGACTTCAAAGGCCGTTACGCCTGGGCTGGTTTCTCTTACCAGTTCTAA
- a CDS encoding 2OG-Fe(II) oxygenase translates to MSYQISSELDTASWAEEYQRDSRCRIYQFLTPAAATEMAQMITGNARFRQAHIAEGHNRELSKEEFSSLPPAERQQLVRNVYTMAARGVGFWYGRCGLDKQTPAPLDSLFAWLNSDQLLKTVRAVTGIPTLTSTSAQITSFAPGDFLTRHRDDVTSESRRVAFVINLSEQWHPDWGGLLQFFHDSGTTRESWSPEFNSLCLFDVKHVHSVTAIAPFAPRVRLAISGWFHDRNQT, encoded by the coding sequence ATGTCGTATCAGATCAGTTCAGAGTTGGATACCGCCAGCTGGGCGGAAGAATATCAGCGGGATTCCCGTTGCCGTATATATCAATTTCTCACACCCGCCGCAGCGACTGAGATGGCGCAGATGATTACTGGTAACGCCCGATTTCGACAGGCGCATATTGCGGAGGGCCACAACAGGGAGTTATCCAAGGAGGAGTTCTCCTCCCTCCCGCCTGCAGAGCGCCAGCAGCTGGTGCGCAATGTCTACACCATGGCCGCTCGTGGGGTCGGTTTCTGGTATGGGCGCTGTGGCCTCGACAAACAGACACCCGCGCCCCTCGACTCCCTTTTTGCATGGCTCAATAGTGACCAGTTACTGAAAACCGTGAGAGCGGTCACCGGCATTCCCACCCTGACGTCCACCTCGGCGCAAATCACTTCTTTCGCACCGGGAGACTTTCTCACCCGGCACCGGGATGATGTCACCAGTGAAAGCAGGCGTGTTGCGTTTGTCATCAACCTGAGCGAGCAATGGCACCCTGACTGGGGCGGCTTACTTCAGTTTTTTCATGACAGTGGCACCACACGTGAATCCTGGTCTCCTGAATTCAACAGCCTGTGCTTGTTCGACGTGAAGCATGTCCATTCTGTTACCGCGATCGCCCCGTTTGCGCCGCGAGTGCGCCTGGCGATCAGCGGATGGTTCCATGACCGCAACCAAACTTGA
- a CDS encoding tetratricopeptide repeat protein: MKTPIASVLFALLLSGCAALPSPDAPLDVSAPLSGTAILGEPVDLAQLPDRDLLSLTPEIRQQLARIAPHRSPDARLAGLIRAFDEQAFHVNYEADATLTAAETFDQQRGNCLAFTLMMVAMARELGADAYFNEVDVPPVWSSEEEQTFVVYRHINMVSENRRGRRVVDFNLEAYDPLYDQRRLDDREAFAQYYSNRGVELMQEGDVEGAFLHLRKAVGLKPGSADLWANLGALYSRAGHRAEAEASYRQALLLNTGHLVSISNLERLYRAEGKIQLADAYAARARYHRERNPYFLYYQAREAYEQGEYEVAKKQIKRALRQYEDDHRFHFLMGLTSLRLGDVDKSRESLRLAFSLTDTDGARAAYLRKLQYLKDEGLASQ; the protein is encoded by the coding sequence ATGAAAACCCCAATCGCGTCCGTGCTTTTCGCACTTTTGCTCAGTGGTTGTGCCGCGCTGCCATCCCCTGATGCGCCGCTGGATGTATCCGCTCCGCTTTCAGGGACCGCGATTCTGGGTGAGCCTGTTGACCTCGCGCAGCTCCCTGATCGAGACCTGCTTTCTCTCACTCCCGAGATTCGGCAACAGTTGGCCCGGATTGCCCCGCACCGCAGTCCTGACGCCCGCTTGGCCGGCCTGATTCGCGCGTTCGACGAGCAAGCTTTCCATGTGAACTACGAAGCGGACGCGACCCTCACAGCAGCGGAGACCTTTGACCAGCAACGTGGTAATTGCCTGGCCTTTACCCTGATGATGGTCGCGATGGCCCGTGAACTGGGTGCAGATGCATACTTCAATGAAGTGGATGTACCGCCGGTCTGGAGTAGTGAAGAGGAGCAGACCTTCGTCGTCTACCGTCATATCAACATGGTCTCGGAAAACCGGCGCGGGCGGCGGGTCGTCGACTTCAATCTGGAAGCCTATGACCCGCTATACGACCAGCGCCGCCTGGATGACCGGGAGGCGTTTGCGCAGTACTACAGCAACCGCGGGGTAGAGCTGATGCAGGAAGGGGATGTCGAGGGGGCGTTCCTGCACCTGCGCAAGGCAGTCGGCCTGAAGCCCGGCTCCGCCGACCTGTGGGCGAATCTCGGTGCACTCTATAGTCGCGCGGGACACCGGGCAGAGGCCGAGGCCAGCTACCGGCAGGCCCTGTTGTTGAATACTGGCCACCTTGTCTCTATCAGCAATCTGGAGCGGCTGTACCGGGCCGAGGGGAAAATCCAGCTGGCCGATGCCTATGCCGCCCGGGCCCGCTATCACCGCGAAAGAAACCCCTATTTTCTCTATTACCAGGCACGTGAGGCTTACGAGCAGGGTGAATACGAGGTTGCCAAAAAACAAATAAAGCGGGCACTGCGCCAGTACGAGGACGATCACCGCTTTCACTTTTTGATGGGGCTGACGAGTCTGCGGCTGGGGGATGTCGACAAGTCCAGAGAAAGTCTCCGCTTGGCTTTTTCTCTGACCGATACCGACGGCGCTCGCGCGGCTTATTTACGTAAATTACAGTATCTGAAAGATGAGGGGCTGGCATCGCAATGA
- the bamC gene encoding outer membrane protein assembly factor BamC: MTRLTAGAALCIAGLTLSGCGVFGDNGYFRDRADDYQMANSLPPLRLPEGVEAKNQEELYEIPQVGAAELERGEFEVPRPQALAVNAGLERVKIQKLGNRRWVLVSQPPAEVWPQLHYFLRTSGLQLERSDATAGIMETTWLQFKDSPETKDKYRLRVESGVQPDTTEIHVRHLSAPAEMPASAAVTWPEMSSNPEREGWMIDEMSTALAADATGAAASLVAQAIGGGSVKVQLKEPAGQEPFITLALSRDRAWATVAHAVNSGAYRMHGEDADLGIFYVTYDEDRELTDEEEDGGWFSWGGSEEDDLARQAEQVTMQQVIANIRIKEGVEPVLFSNLPSAGSASETEIPGYLVVVRSTPDLVEVRIRDTEGQPLKRAKASELLMAIRQNLI, translated from the coding sequence ATGACAAGACTGACTGCTGGAGCCGCACTCTGTATCGCCGGCCTGACCCTGAGCGGTTGCGGCGTGTTCGGCGACAATGGCTACTTCCGCGATCGGGCCGACGACTACCAGATGGCCAACAGCCTGCCGCCATTGCGGCTGCCTGAGGGAGTGGAAGCCAAAAACCAGGAAGAGCTGTACGAGATTCCCCAGGTAGGTGCTGCCGAACTTGAGCGCGGTGAGTTCGAGGTGCCGCGTCCGCAGGCTCTGGCGGTGAACGCCGGGCTGGAACGGGTGAAGATCCAGAAGCTCGGCAACCGACGCTGGGTGCTGGTCTCCCAACCGCCGGCAGAGGTCTGGCCACAATTGCATTATTTCCTGCGCACGTCAGGCTTGCAGCTGGAGCGTTCCGATGCCACCGCCGGCATCATGGAAACCACCTGGCTCCAGTTCAAGGATTCGCCTGAAACCAAGGACAAGTACCGCCTGCGGGTGGAGTCCGGGGTGCAGCCGGATACCACTGAAATTCATGTCCGCCACCTCTCTGCGCCCGCGGAGATGCCAGCCAGCGCTGCCGTCACCTGGCCAGAGATGTCCAGCAATCCCGAGCGTGAGGGCTGGATGATCGACGAGATGTCCACTGCGCTGGCCGCCGATGCGACCGGTGCGGCCGCCTCACTGGTAGCACAGGCCATTGGTGGTGGTTCCGTCAAGGTGCAGCTGAAAGAGCCTGCAGGCCAGGAGCCCTTTATCACTCTGGCCCTTAGCCGTGACCGCGCTTGGGCAACCGTAGCCCACGCGGTGAACTCCGGCGCTTATCGGATGCACGGAGAAGACGCCGATCTCGGTATTTTCTATGTCACCTATGACGAGGACCGCGAACTCACCGATGAAGAAGAGGACGGTGGCTGGTTCTCCTGGGGCGGTAGTGAAGAAGATGACCTTGCCCGGCAAGCAGAGCAGGTGACCATGCAGCAGGTGATCGCCAATATCCGGATCAAGGAGGGTGTGGAACCCGTACTCTTCTCCAATTTGCCCAGTGCTGGCAGCGCCTCTGAAACCGAAATCCCCGGTTACCTGGTAGTCGTGCGCAGCACCCCGGACCTGGTGGAAGTGCGTATCCGGGATACCGAGGGCCAGCCCCTGAAGCGGGCCAAGGCCTCTGAACTACTGATGGCAATCCGACAGAACCTGATCTGA